CTACGGGCCATTGTGATTATTTGCTCGACCTAATAGGTCACGAAGTTAGGATTTAAGGGCACTTCAGGATTGGTCCAAGTGAGAAGAGTTATGTGATTGGATTTATTTCTTACTAAGAGCTGGAATGTCTGGATCGATCTAAGTTtctgacaaaaaaataatagacattaTGTAAAAACACGATCTTAATCAAAGATTTTGGAGGAAAAtcggttattaattttgtttgcatATTAATGACTGATTAGAGCAAATTCGTGTTCGACTAGAGCGTGGTTACTAGCAAGCTCTGCGTAGGATAGGATATCCACCTAAAAGTATTAGAGACCTGATAAATTCatcgcacctgtgactcctctggcgTTGCGGGTGTTTAAGgacgacgctgatcgcttaccatcaggtaatccgtctgtttgtttgccCCCTATGTAAAAAAAGGTCACAAGGATTTTAATCGGCTGATCTGGAAGTCACTGGGCATATAGCTAGCAGTATACATTCTGTTAACTGTGGTTGCTATGTTGATACCAAAAAAGATATATCTAGCTTAAGGCTCAAAACCCTTTAATTTTCTTCCCTACAAAGTCGCATCTCTCTCATCCCTTACACACCAAAGCTAACAAATCACTAGAACTGCTATTGTATCCCTTAATCTAATTGAGTAAGAGTACCGCGCTCAACTACGCACAGGTAGCGGATGATTAAGACCCTTCTAGTCTAAGTATACCATTGAAGTCCCTGATTTTATAGCTGGCCATTTACTATCAGTACTTGAAGgtgttttaaactttattcgTTTTGTGTTAAAGTCGAAATTGGAGTGGGCATTATTGATAGTTTAGTGTAGGTTGATTTGCTGGTGTCCTGTTTTTATGGTTAGAGTAATTGTATAGGTTTTGTGGGATTGTTGTTTAGATTGCCTCGTTAGTGGAGTGGTCGATAGCACTAATGTCTAGCAAGAGTTCtaaacttcataatatttagaagaaaatttagaaataaattccTATCTAACTGTTtgacctttttttaaagggtgaaatcattcaatgacttctcccgccttggactaggttagagggagtgtcggaatcttactgactaaaaaccaccccgttcctcctcctGTTTTTCTAGCCGgggtcccggtaaacccgctaggtagtccgcagctccggatcaggtattaGCCCTACTGACGGTAGGGGGGGGggcagtagggctgatgcctgatccggagctgatggggatctgtggtagtctgatggtcTTCGTCGTTGTAAATCGAtacacaaacaacaaaataatgtgtATCCCTATAAGtgtataatacaattttctatccaataccaacataaatgataaacaataaaatccccgaacaataataatcattttaacaaaaacttcCACGTAATTGTAGACGAGGCACCGACGCGTCAGATTTAGCTGGCAAACAGAACAAAACTCGAAACAAATTGAATACTTCTACAAAGTCTGGcttgaaaataaacttaatacaaaataatctaaCTATCTATCCGTTTGTAGTGAGTTCACGAACTGAATCCGTAACAATCTGGACGAAACAATAGCTATGGATCTATAGATAGGTAGCTACGTTGGTACCTAGATTTCTATTCTCTCAAACTGTGCGGAAATGCTATTCATTTACGTGCAGTTTTTAGGGATCCTTTGCGGTGTAACAAATACGATATTTGTTGCAGTAAATTTGTGTCAATTTATAATAACATCAACAGCTTAATATGCATTGCACACAGAATTACCATTTCACCGCACACTTGtaaaatacgtataaaatcCATGCaaaacctaattattattatcaaatctttACATAAACTGTGTCCTACTTAACATGTGTTTTTTTGCGTGTGAAaaaattttttctttcttttattggAGTTTTCTGATGAGGCATAGTAAAAAACCACAGTAAGAATCCATAGATCATCGGTAGGAACACAGTGATTTTAGATTTACGTTACTGAGATAGATATATTTGACTAGCAGtggtttatttaacattttttttacgaaaacaaaacgaaattagAATACCAGTCAGTACGCaacttacattatacatatacctattttctattttcaaaaaGCATATCAAAGAGCGAGGATTCTACCTACTCTATTCAAATTTTATAAATGGCAACTTTGATTTTGAATGTTGGCAACATTCCAGCCTGCTCTTTTCCTTTTTCCGGTATCGCGTCCAGATAAAAGTTGAAAGGTACCGCGTTTGCAATTTACTCTTGACgttcatttaaaaatggaattgaCGTTAATGACAATGTGTGATTGACGTTTTGGACCACAGAgtataataatgtaacttataaattataggCTGTCAGCTGGGACACAAAATAAAGTCacaccaacagcctataagtaactGCTGCTGACTAAAGCCTTttctcgcacggaaaaggtttgagcattaatcaccacgtttgctcaatgcgatACATATATTGTATTGCTAAAAGCGTGTTAGTTTATACTTGATTTAGTTCAGAGAAGGTAGGGTAACGtcctcaattttattttactagagTTGTAGGCAAGATTAGCATttaaaacctaataaaaattcACACAATCGAATATTTCTTTCTGTGACAGTTTCAACTTGTCTCAAATAATTCAATCTGTCttatataaacataaacacatacatacagaacCCCCATAACCGACCACAGAACGCACACTCAACATTTTTCCAACAATTTAGGGAAACAATTCCCATTTCGTATTTAAATTTACGTAACGACGCGTCCGTAACAGTTGTACGGAATTTCGTACGAAACGTTACAACTTTTCAGTTAATTGGTCAGTTTTTACAATCAttacattgtattgtatatacCGTACATTTTTCGTACAATACAGACGAAGGTATTCCTCTCAGGAGGTGATAATAGCTCAGggttaattttgtaggaaattagttgtattatcacctcccgagaggaatacgtcgaatcaCAAGTCACCATGTATACCTAAAAGCATTGTCGAAATAGATACTAGATACACATTTTTGTAATGACTAAACAATCGtcaagtatgggagagccatgcttcggcacgaatgcaccggctcgaccggagtgatagcacggcctcacagaaaaccgacgtgaaacaacgcttgcgttgtctttcgttgtgtgggtgaagttaccagaagcccaattacccctcttcccaatcttcttaatccccgattccccaacaacccttaaattcctaacccaaaaaTGCCGAAAACGCACTAGTAATttctctagtgtttcgggtgaccataggtggcggcgattgcttaccatcaggtgatccgattgctcgtttaccggcttataccataaaacccATCTTGCGTTTAGGAGACCTATACTCTAGCAACGAATTGTTGAAGCCAaattcaataccatttagtacatacatttattaccCACGCAATACGTATGCAATGGACGCTAGTaatgcaactcaagagtacgaaatctcacaatattaatgtcgatcaatcggaattggattcaagagtaagctcCCTGGAACGTGTAGGTATTTACCTAAAAGTTTGTTATCTGTTATTATAGTTACAAATTCGGTAACAAAAGCAAAGATTGTAATAACAATCCTAGCCTACCTACATCACGAAATTTCTAGTTATCTAGGCACAAAATCTATACAAAACTTAGCTAACCTAATATCCTGAACTCATTAATCAGACACGTTTACAAAGTAGGTACAcaaagctatacataaccagtttatcttggtctttCTATGTATGACCTTTCCACGTATataacggtcagtttatactggaatTGTACAGCTTGATGTGTTAACTTTTGTACTAAGAAATAGACAGAAGTTCAGCAAAACTCAATCAGTCGTAATCTTTTAGAAGTACTGTACCTACGTAGAACAGTGTTTGTTACGAAATGAATGGAGATGTGCACTGAGGTAATACAGTTAGGCGAACAAGTTTTGGCCATCAATAGTTAGCGGGAGTGTGGTATTATTAGGGGAAGGTGCGAATTTGGGGTAAAGCTtgttgtaggtaggtaagtagaaGTCAAGTTTAGTCTCTTTGCAATATTTATGATCTTATAACAAAATAGTTCatcataatcatattattatctatacttattaGCAATCTATTGTAAGAATATGCTtaattaatagggatgatgacggggtatgaaaattaaaaatctatttagtccgtcagttaggtaatgaaaaaattaagacacttattttttattttgttacataataatataacaatacttagataaaacgcaccaaagtttaggagtgagagctaatacgtcatttttacttagaaaacgtacctagaagtgacgtcacgtggtatttaaaatcgatatatgttcgaaattatttgtttccgtaagaaaataaaaaatacgtgtctaatattttaaaataatctacaagacaaacattaaaataaaaattagtcatctattaTACGGAATACTTCGCGTGAATAAAACCAGGATTTAGAgatacaaagtaatttatttatttgccaatCACATGGACACTTCTCTCAACAATAATTTCAATTCAACACTTTCATAAACTTAATCAACAATTTAAGCAAACAAAATTCGGTTctcattataaaagtaaaaaaaaaattaacataactaTCAACAACACAATTTCTAAGTCTCTGTCAAGTTTCCAGCTGATTTCGGTACCCATTCCATAAGAGAGTGCGgctcatatttaaaaaataacttaaaaggaACGCCATTCACTTTATACTTAGGATCTAGTCGTGTCAAGTCTTTCTTCTCAGTATTCATTTTGTATTGGACCATGTGGCAGTATTGGTCCCAATGCAAGCCGTTCTCCATCGTCGCCCAATCCTCGATTTCATTCAAAACCTCAGTTTTGTCCGcttcaaatatttctttcttactTGATTGTAATATCTCCGGCATCTTTGGCCCCGGATTTATAGCACGTACTAATACCATCAGTTGCTTGTAAGTTTGCAAATTATCAGCCACAACGATCTTTTTCGGATAATTGAATTCGACAAAGATTTTCATCAGTTCAAATGCTACTTCTTGTAAAGAGGGGTATAATGATCTTAGTATAATAAAGTTAGTGGCTTCTTCCTTCATAATTAGTAAGTAGCTTGCTTTGTTATATGTAGAAGTTGGTAAACGTGGATTAACTTTGACTATGTTCATTCGCCAAACTCCTCTTCTCTGTTCATCGGCAGACTTGGCACAAGAAGAACACGAGTCGATTACTGCATTCACACAAAACATTAATACAGAGTGCGTGTTCGACATAGCTTTATAAGTAGTGTCAGCGTCGCCGTGGGAACTTTGTATGTGTGCACTCAATATAGTATCAAATGCATCTTCCACAGTAAGAATCTCCATTATCATATTGGGGCTTACCTTCTTATACAGCCTCAATTTACCATCCTTTAACCCCGCTACCAAATTTTCGTTGCTCTGCGGATTCAGAATCAATTCTTTGATTCTCGTTTTAATTTGCTCTGCCGTACAAACATAATCATTATGAAGCCACTCCTTATTCTCTGCTATGATTTGcaagtattttcttttagattCTTGGTATTCGATGCTATTTTTATCTATCATGGAATCCATTTTGTTGTCACTGCacgaagtaaaataataattacgtaacACGTTCGTATTCAACGCGCGCCCGCGTGGTACTAAACGGAGGGAGCGCGGGGCGCGCCGAACGAAACTCGTTGCAGTCGTCGCGCGTGCGTgaaagagatagcacgataGTTTTATGAGACGGGTAGAGTGGAAGGGACGCAAACGCTACGCGATCGCATTATCAGCTGCTATGTTTATATTGTATCGAGTACGAAGCAAAATCAATGCTTTATTTCGATAATCGATTACtgatttttattgtacttttcttattattataaaataatgggTAATAGTAATGTACCTATTTTAGAAACAAATTGATTTACAAACAAGTTGATTTGATAAATGGTGCTTACCTCACTCGGAAAATAATGCGAGATCTTATGATATGTTAGTTACGGTCAGTGGGTCATCTTAAGGGaccattaaattaatgtaaatttatGCATTAATAAGTTACGACTGGATATAATTAATGTTAacattgtaattattgtaaacattgaaataaaagttaatgttgcgcctacaaaaaatgtaatagcAATGTTGTGACGCAACCAATGTTGGGTTTTCGTAATTTCTTCAGGcgttatgtaatttattttaaattgtttaaaaacgaaAATGGTTTAGTTAATTACCAACTATTTAAGGATCTAATATTCGGTTATCTGTTATGTGAgcctaaaaaaattgtattgcttTTAAAAAGCTTTCATTAATTACTTATCTCCTGTTAACTATTCCTAACTCCGGAACGAACTTAGTTTTATAGGCAGTTAACGAACAgctcaaaacaaataaacatcactacacagtataaaacaaagtcgctctgtccctatgtccctttgtatgcttaaatctttaaaactgcgcaacggattttgatacagttttgtttatagtgtgattcaagaggaaggtttatatgcataataataaatgcataatatatcaccattgcacccatgcgaagctggggcgggttgctagtattattataatacacaaaGTATAGTATAGAAACATAAGGACATTCCATTTATCATTTCGCAGAAGAATAACTGTGTGACATCGGTATTATCTTGGTCGATTCCTTCGGGAATATTGTTGCGAAGTATAGTCCACTACTAGATATTGTCTTGACCACGCACACTACGCTATGTACAATACATACGTGTTAAGCTAAAATTATCACTTAGCTACGTACGATGTAAGATAGATTAGGCGATCAATCTATGATTTGATAAACGTTATAaggtttttgattttattacaaagtattaaagttaaaaatccaaaaatatgttttagttttagtgcTATGGTTcattgcttcgttggtcgattgGGCGCAAGTGCGGCCAAGGGgtttctcgggttcgattcctggtttgggcaaagtattactggttcttttttggtttttagaatTAGTATtgttctcagtagtagcacggagtctggaattgtgctgaGCATAACATgccaatagactcaccccctattacatgggacttatagcacagatggtgaaaagtgggtgtacgctGTACAGTAGCATttcgtaccgtaatgtgcacctcggcTTAACCCTCCGGGGCTAAAAGTGCGTGACGAATACGTACGTTACTGTGGTgcagtggtcgcaagtgtgactgccgagtAAGGAGATTTGGGTTCTAGTACTTCACAAAGAATCATCTCAGTCTagtgaaaaatgtttttttaatgtttttttaaatgttcgggcagtgagctacccttgctcgccgtccgcaggcccgtacttacggtggccggagatcgtcgcgcgatccccgtcGCCTAGAGtatctctcgcgacggctggggcgtgaggaggtttgttctctcacgcgccccgcctcctccttagctagcatgactgcttcgcagaaggaggagacggcatcccagtccctctcgctgcgcaccatggcctgaaccagtgccgggcgcgagaggtcgccgtcgccgaccacatccctgaggataaTACCTAACCTGGAATTGTGCAACTCGATAGGTTTCATATTACATAGTAATTAAAACATAGGTAACGAGCGAGTAGACATCGTAcctaaataatgtaaaaaatgtcTACAAGCAAAAATCACCTGTATTTGTATATTTCCAATAAGCTTACCTTTACCTTCAAATCTGACGATGCAGCAGTAGAATGAATATGGGtcaaatttgaataaaacatgGGGCACACGAGCCGACTTTATGGTTTTGTATTGGGAGCGAGCCTTACGTCATTCTGCGTAAATatcttatgtatgtttgtgtgtatgtacatGTACATGGGTATGTAGGTATTATGCGTACATACTTCTATGtagtatgtataatatgtatgcgTCCTTGgcagagtggttgcaagtgtgattGCCGGGCtaggggtctcggtttcgatttccgagtcgggcgaagtattattgGCATATTTCTCTCATTTtgcagatgcacctctgcctacccctttggggataaaaggcgtgacgttgtttttttttgtaaacatcgTTCACATGCTATggaataacataattttattacctgATGTACTAAGTTAGCATACGTCAAATAGCTTAAGTTTAAGCTACAtacttttattttggaaaaatattgaaatttgaaACTCCGTCAGACGTCATTATTTTACGCGGAccaagtcgcgggcaacagttagtttaataatattaaaattgaaaatcccTACCACCATTAAGATTGGTAAGCGTAAGGaaagcaataataatttaaccagtAAAGGTTTACAATTTAACATATCAGTAACGTTTAAACTTTGattgtaacattatattttacggCCGAGGAATTTTGAATGGTCGGAAAAGggtgtaataataattagatgTTATTTTACGATGTTTATAGGTTTTGGTTTTGGTTGGGGTTGAAGCCAAAATATTTATGGATAAAATTCTATGGTGTTTTGTTTACTAATGCCTTCCTTATTAGTCGAGTGGCCATCGATTTGGAAATATGACTTTCGAGAGGAGCCACAAACTTGGAGATACGACTTCTGATTAAAAGTCGAAGGTTTTAATGTCTAGATAAAAGACTCAAgtctttttcggtttttagaaaatgatTGATATACTGTGAGTATCACagcgtaggtacctataatgtACAACTTCGGGACTAAAAGACGTGacaataatactattttatttttttacatttgatgggtcgacgtttgaccgctatctcgcctgatggtaagtgatgatgcggcctacgatggagcacgtctgcccataagcaacctattcactcgggctttgaagacacccaggttatacccatcaagaaacacagaccggcaaagaattccactccctagcagttcgcacaagaaaACTTGAGGTTCGTGCGAGTATCTACCATGaagctaaataataataaaaatgcgtAATATTTCGCTATCATGACTTTTATTAAGAGTTAACATAAAATACTTAACTTAAATAGAAACTGATATAAGTAaagtattacgtgccgtaatgtgcacctctgccgaccccttcggggataaaaggcgtgacgttgcacataTATATGTAAGTAACAAACACAAAGCACCAAAGTTAGTAGCTTGTAAGTAACAATCACAAAGTACCAGAAGTTAGCGCGCGTCACCGAATCAATATGGCAGGCAGTCGTTTGACGGCTGCCTGAAGACTCAGTTCTAATTGGAAAGCCTCTTGAAAATACAGTCTCCAATCTCCTTAGATATTCTTCTAATATGTGAGTTAAAATCTATCGCGAAGGCTCACCGTTTATAACATGGAAGCTGAAATTGATGGAGGGAAAATACTTAATAAGGTCGACTGgagtaattattattagcaCTTTTGCATAGTCGTTCTTCATTGGCATATAAATtgaacgttttttttatttgtattaaaactcACAGtactattttctcctgtgtcgggggtgatacaagttcacataaacatgacattcagacccgaaataacaatttgtgaattactgtcacacaaagcgttgcttcgtgcggaaactaaaaccgctacacgttgcgcggcagctggttgccgagccaccacaccaaccgtgcagtcagaccTCACATGTCATAACGTAATGCCTTTTATCCCTTTcataaagagtttgtttatttaaacgcgctaatctctgaaacggctggaccgattttggcGAGACTTctattggcaggtagctaatGTGATAAAGAGTaacttatgtatttttatttgtcacaaaaTCCGTAATCCACGCCATCAAAACCGCGGGCATGAGCtagtataataatactattattagaacttatgacggcatatttaccatgtttattcattttggtgAGTTTCAGTTAATcctgcaacagtgccgaaatatcggaaactcaccaaaatgattaaacatggtaaatatcccgtcataagttctaataatagtgttagtgaccatgtcagtttaaaaaaaatagtataataataaatctattacCTAACTACTTTCCAACACTAAAAATTCCAAGCaaactaataaaaaagataCCAATCTCAATTTTACAACCACGCACATACACAATGGTACTCTAGAACGTCCACGGCTTCCCTTCTACCAGTTCTACCCGTCGATTCTGTTACCAGAAGCAATTAAGATCTGACACTTGAAATATGCCACTCATAGTGCCTAGGAATAGTGCCCCTACGTTTGTGATTGCAAAACCTGCAGTGTCGAGTGCGCAGTTTCAATATTTGAGTGAAGAATGTGATTCAGTGATGAATTTTTGAGGTTCAGATTTTATTTGAGTAAAGTTGGGATGTATGTGTTTTAAGAATTGACTGATTGGTTGTAAGCGCAACTGTAGAAACCGGATTGTTGTGTTCTATTCCTTT
This genomic interval from Spodoptera frugiperda isolate SF20-4 chromosome 14, AGI-APGP_CSIRO_Sfru_2.0, whole genome shotgun sequence contains the following:
- the LOC126911398 gene encoding uncharacterized protein LOC126911398, with the translated sequence MDSMIDKNSIEYQESKRKYLQIIAENKEWLHNDYVCTAEQIKTRIKELILNPQSNENLVAGLKDGKLRLYKKVSPNMIMEILTVEDAFDTILSAHIQSSHGDADTTYKAMSNTHSVLMFCVNAVIDSCSSCAKSADEQRRGVWRMNIVKVNPRLPTSTYNKASYLLIMKEEATNFIILRSLYPSLQEVAFELMKIFVEFNYPKKIVVADNLQTYKQLMVLVRAINPGPKMPEILQSSKKEIFEADKTEVLNEIEDWATMENGLHWDQYCHMVQYKMNTEKKDLTRLDPKYKVNGVPFKLFFKYEPHSLMEWVPKSAGNLTET